One Rhododendron vialii isolate Sample 1 chromosome 2a, ASM3025357v1 genomic region harbors:
- the LOC131316052 gene encoding elongation factor Tu, mitochondrial-like, producing the protein MASSAIRARSSKHFLSLITAQYSAATESLYGNGRAWEFAPLRRSMATFTRTKPHVNVGTIGHVDHGKTTLTAAITKVLAEEGKAKAVAFDEIDKAPEEKKRGITIATAHVEYETGKRHYAHVDCPGHADYVKNMITGAAQMDGGILVVSAPDGPMPQTKEHILLARQVGVPSLVCFLNKVDAVDDSELLELVEMELRELLNFYKFPGDEIPIVRGSALSALQGTNDELGRKAILKLMDAVDEYITDPVRQLDKPFLMPVEDVFSIQGRGTVVTGRVEQGTIKVGEEIEILGLMEGGPLKTTVTGVEMFKKILDRGQAGDNVGLLLRGLKRDEVQRGQVVAKPGTLKTYKRFEAEIYVLTKDEGGRHTAFFSNYMPQFYTRTADITGKVELPENVKMVMPGDNVAAVFELLSAVPLEAGQRFALREGGRTVGAGVVSKVLG; encoded by the exons ATGGCTTCATCAGCGATCAGAGCTCGTAGTTCGAagcactttctctctctgatCACAGCACAGTATTCGGCTGCCACCGAGTCGCTGTACGGAAATGGAAGAGCTTGGGAATTCGCTCCCTTACGGAGATCGATGGCCACTTTCACTCGAAC AAAACCACATGTAAATGTGGGTACCATTGGGCATGTTGATCATGGAAAAACTACATTGACTGCTGCAATCACAAAG GTGCTCGCAGAAGAAGGCAAAGCCAAGGCTGTTGCTTTTGATGAGATTGACAAAGCACcggaagagaagaagagaggaattACTATTGCTACA GCCCATGTGGAGTATGAAACTGGTAAGCGGCACTATGCCCATGTAGACTGCCCAGGACATGCAGACTATGTCAAA AACATGATTACTGGAGCTGCCCAAATGGACGGGGGCATCCTGGTGGTATCTGCTCCAGATGGACCCATGCCACAGACCAAGGAACATATTTTGCTTGCCCGCCAG GTTGGTGTACCATCTTTGGTATGCTTTCTTAATAAAGTTGATGCTGTTGATGATTCGGAGCTACTTGAACTTGTTGAGATGGAACTCCGGG AACTGCTCAACTTCTACAAATTTCCTGGGGATGAAATTCCTATTGTTCGGGGTTCAGCTTTGTCTGCCCTACAGGGGACAAATGATGAACTTGGAAGAAAGGCTATTTTAAAACTAATGGATGCTGTGGATGAATACATTACCGATCCTGTACGCCAGCTTGATAAACCTTTCTTAATGCCAGTTGAAGATGTTTTCTCGATTCAG ggACGCGGCACTGTTGTCACTGGCCGTGTTGAACAGGGTACCATCAAAGTTGGTGAGGAGATTGAAATCTTGGGGTTGATGGAG GGTGGGCCTCTGAAGACTACAGTCACTGGTGTAGAAATGtttaagaaaattttggatCGTGGACAG GCTGGGGACAACGTGGGGCTTCTTCTACGTGGTTTAAAACGTGATGAGGTACAAAGAGGGCAG GTAGTAGCAAAACCTGGCACCCTTAAAACGTATAAGCGTTTTGAGGCGGAGATCTATGTACTCACAAAAGATGAAGGTGGCCGCCATACTGCGTTTTTCTCGAACTATATGCCTCAATTCTACACGAGGACTGCAGATATTACAGGGAAGGTGGAATTGCCTGAAAATGTTAAGATGGTGATGCCTGGTGACAATGTGGCTGCAGTTTTTGAGCTCCTTTCAGCTGTGCCTCTTGAAGCAG GACAAAGATTTGCTTTGAGAGAGGGAGGCAGAACAGTTGGTGCAGGAGTTGTCTCAAAAGTACTTGGCTAA
- the LOC131316051 gene encoding uncharacterized protein LOC131316051: MDGGRDEGEGRESIRLQIDVPRVFEPHSSIEPQSSIDTKNSSNSNPDSPLGPTVHAPEKKLTLFALRLAVLEKAATSLGTLGFIWATVVLLGGFAITLDKTDFWFITIILVIEGTRIFSRSHELEWQQNQATWSIAGVGINSFRAIRSSSHFIIKAVKGICFRPIEMVQKQSQHSSREINKSMHQEKSRPKWDQKKMPSRMWETSDVPILPFSQWVFLSKNVGKVLYWLQLASATTCAILSLMKLVKRNFGEVAKGDTDKRNRKAALIIFYSLALAEALLFLLEKAYWEWKVIYCKLLDEVNKECELGPSGMVSIRKFFYDAYSRCVYGTIFDGLKMDMVSFAMDLLVSNSPDEQLIGIRVLHKFATNERFSNHTLQKIGTTLLVMERLVEMLNWKDLEEEEIRRSAAEILSQLAGKKQNALRVSGIPGAMESISSLLQNHRTPHGVADEIPEKIIIHDNESYSFWTFNHLGLLILKKLARDHDNCGKIGNTRGLLPKIIDFTHAGERLLKDQNVTPSQIKTVKRSLQVLKMLASMTGTTGKQLRNEISEVVFTISNIRDILKYGDKQTELQKLGIEILTSLAMEADAREMIGGTGGVLKELFNIFFKLGMPENPNDVRIAAGEAIAMLAFESKSNCRRIIKLKAIEKLVEALEVPFPRINAARILTNLCIYIGEDCFMQLRGVINAAPIVLRPIMSEENKLQEVMVGLAARVFKFMSSEESSIMFKRAGIQEAELARALVQILRKYPIPATKTPRIRRFVVELAIWMMRHKERNVQIFKDLGMRKDMESVIETTSELESFNVFSGAVGMSRHSTTIHSLVETAMNLLDDKQFMEM; the protein is encoded by the exons ATGGACGGTGGTCGAGACGAAGGAGAGGGAAGGGAAAGCATTCGTTTGCAGATCGACGTGCCTAGAGTTTTTGAACCACATAGCAGTATCGAACCACAGAGCAGTATCGACACGAAAAACAGTAGCAACTCAAATCCCGATTCCCCGTTGGGACCCACGGTCCATGCGCCGGAAAAGAAGCTAACTCTCTTTGCTCTCCGGCTAGCAGTGCTGGAAAAAGCTGCTACGAGTTTAGGAACTCTGGGTTTTATCTGGGCAACGGTGGTTTTACTCGGTGGTTTTGCAATCACCCTTGATAAAACAGATTTCTGGTTCATAACTATAATTCTGGTAATTGAGGGGACCCGGATATTCAGCCGGAGCCACGAGCTCGAATGGCAACAAAACCAAGCCACGTGGTCGATTGCAGGTGTCGGAATAAATAGTTTCCGTGCAATAAGATCAAGCTCACACTTTATAATAAAAGCCGTAAAGGGGATTTGTTTCCGTCCTATTGAGATGGTTCAGAAGCAGAGCCAACACAGTAGCAGAGAAATAAACAAGAGCATGCACCAGGAAAAGAGCCGGCCAAAGTGGGACCAGAAAAAGATGCCAAGTCGGATGTGGGAGACATCGGACGTTCCGATTCTGCCATTTTCCCAATGGGTCTTTCTCTCCAAGAATGTCGGCAAGGTTCTGTACTGGCTTCAGCTGGCATCGGCAACAACATGTGCAATATTGTCGCTAATGAAACTCGTAAAACGCAACTTTGGTGAAGTGGCAAAAGGAGATACTGACAAGAGGAACCGCAAAGCGGCTCTGATTATCTTCTACTCTTTGGCATTGGCAGAAGCATTATTGTTTCTCCTGGAGAAGGCATATTGGGAATGGAAGGTGATTTACTGCAAACTGTTGGACGAAGTGAACAAGGAATGTGAGCTGGGGCCTTCAGGTATGGTTTCAATCAGAAAATTCTTCTATGATGCCTATTCGAGATGTGTATATGGAACCATTTTCGATGGATTAAAGATGGACATGGTCTCGTTCGCCATGGACCTTCTGGTTTCGAATTCACCAGATGAACAGCTTattggaattagggttttacatAAATTCGCAACAAACGAGCGATTTTCTAACCATACCCTCCAGAAGATTGGAACAACGTTACTGGTGATGGAAAGGTTAGTCGAAATGCTGAATTGGAAAGAtctggaagaagaagagataagGCGATCCGCGGCGGAGATATTATCACAATTAGCTGGTAAAAAGCAAAACGCCCTTCGGGTTTCGGGAATACCTGGTGCAATGGAGTCCATATCGTCTCTGCTTCAGAACCACAGGACGCCACATGGTGTAGCTGATGAAATCCCTGAGAAGATAATCATCCATGACAACGAGAGTTATAGTTTCTGGACATTCAATCATTTGGGACTTCTCATCCTAAAGAAACTTGCTCGGGACCATGATAACTGCGGAAAGATAGGGAACACAAGAGGACTTCTACCTAAAATAATAGACTTCACTCACGCGGGGGAGAGGTTACTGAAGGATCAAAATGTTACACCGTCCCAGATCAAGACAGTGAAACGGTCACTCCAAGTGCTGAAGATGCTGGCTAGCATGACAGGTACCACAGGGAAACAACTCAGGAATGAAATTTCTGAAGTTGTATTCACAATCAGCAATATCAGAGATATACTGAAGTATGGTGACAAACAGACGgagttgcaaaaactagggatTGAGATTTTAACCAGTCTTGCCATGGAAGCAGATGCAAGAGAGATGATAGGGGGCACTGGCGGAGTCCTCAAAGAgcttttcaatattttcttcaAACTGGGGATGCCTGAAAATCCGAACGATGTAAGAATCGCAGCAGGAGAAGCAATAGCAATGCTGGCATTTGAAAGCAAGAGTAATTGTCGTAGAATTATAAAATTGAAGGCAATTGAAAAGCTGGTTGAAGCATTGGAAGTACCGTTTCCACGCATAAATGCAGCACGAATTTTAACGAATTTGTGCATCTACATTGGAGAAGACTGCTTCATGCAGCTAAGGGGAGTCATTAATGCAGCACCAATT GTGCTCAGACCAATCATGTCAGAAGAGAACAAATTGCAAGAAGTAATGGTGGGACTAGCAGCACGTGTTTTCAAATTTATGAGTAGTGAAGAATCAAGCATCATGTTCAAGAGAGCTGGCATTCAAGAGGCCGAATTGGCTAGGGCTCTGGTTCAGATTCTAAGAAAATATCCAATTCCAGCAACCAAAACTCCAAGAATAAGGAGGTTCGTCGTAGAGTTGGCAATCTGGATGATGAGACACAAGGAAAGaaatgttcaaattttcaaggaTCTGGGAATGAGAAAGGACATGGAGTCTGTCATAGAGACAACTTCCGAGCTTGAAAGCTTCAATGTTTTCTCTGGTGCCGTTGGGATGAGCCGGCATAGCACAACGATTCACTCGCTAGTTGAAACCGCAATGAATTTACTGGATGACAAGCAATTTATGGAGATGTAG